The DNA segment ACCGGCAGCGTCCGGTGCTCCAGCTCCGCGCCCTCGTACCGCTCGGCCAGCAGGGCCGCGAGCGTGCGCAGGTTGTAGCGGAACCCGTCGACGAACGCCGACGAGGCACGTTTGAAGTCGCGCGCCTGCATGAGCGTGCCGGCGAAGTAGAGCCCGTCGACGTTCGCCGACTGGAAGTCGGGCCGGACGGCCGGCATCCGGCCGCTCGGCACGAGGTCGGGCAGACAGGACGGCCCGAAGATCGACCGGTCCATGGTGAAGCCGGTGCAGCGCAGGACGGTGTCGTATTCGAGCACCGTGCTCTCGTCCTCGGCCAGCGTGTAGGTGATGGCCGCCTTGATCCGCTCGCCCTCGCGCCACAGCCGGTCGACCCGGCACTCCAGCACGCCGTGCAGGGTCTTGAACCAGTAGCTGTCCAGCAGCGCGCCGTACTGGCCGCGCACGTGGCCCGGGTGCTTGCTCGTCCAGGCGAGCCGTACGGGGCTGGGACTGGCGAGGTGGATGACGGCGGCGTGACCGAGCATGGCCTGGGCGGTCTCGAAGGCCGCGTTGCCCTTGCCGATGATCAGCACGCGCTGGTCGGTGAACTCCTCCCCCTGGATCGGCATGTCCTCGTACCCCTGGGCGAGCTCGATGCCCGGGATGTCCGGCACGTACGGGCCGCCCCAACCGGCCGCCACGATGACGCACTCGGCGTGGAGCACCTCGTCGGCCGTGTGCACGGCGAACAGCCCGTCCGCCTTCTCGATCCGTTCCACGGGGGTGGAGAAGCGCACGTTGAGGCCGTGCTCGCGCTGGAAGTCGGTGAGATAGCGCACGAGGTCGTCGGCGTGCGGGAAGTACTCCTGCGAGTAGCGGGGGAACTGCAGGTCCGGCGAGTCGTTGAGCAGGGAGTTCCAGTCCCAGCGCAGCGCGATCTCGGGGTCCTTCTCGCTGATGTGCACCTTGTTGAGCGAGATCAGCCGGCGGTG comes from the Microbispora sp. ZYX-F-249 genome and includes:
- a CDS encoding NAD(P)-binding domain-containing protein, coding for MADTGPDGRAHRYLIVGAGPGGLQLAYFLHRAGADYIVLEREAAPAAFFRRYPRHRRLISLNKVHISEKDPEIALRWDWNSLLNDSPDLQFPRYSQEYFPHADDLVRYLTDFQREHGLNVRFSTPVERIEKADGLFAVHTADEVLHAECVIVAAGWGGPYVPDIPGIELAQGYEDMPIQGEEFTDQRVLIIGKGNAAFETAQAMLGHAAVIHLASPSPVRLAWTSKHPGHVRGQYGALLDSYWFKTLHGVLECRVDRLWREGERIKAAITYTLAEDESTVLEYDTVLRCTGFTMDRSIFGPSCLPDLVPSGRMPAVRPDFQSANVDGLYFAGTLMQARDFKRASSAFVDGFRYNLRTLAALLAERYEGAELEHRTLPVDADQLTSAMLERVNYSSALWTQFEYLCDVYVVADGRVTHYADLPEDYAVDRFGDAPLAFTVTLRWGPRDAHADVFAIKRHPVPERAHESAFLHPVVRAWRGREQVAERHLLEDLLAQWRDPVRHVEPLRAFLASLLPGA